In Leptospira inadai serovar Lyme str. 10, a single genomic region encodes these proteins:
- a CDS encoding YdeI/OmpD-associated family protein, which translates to MKEESKEIPTTEFRSRKEWEKWLKGNHSAVLGIWLKFAKKDSGIKTITYEEAIEIALCYGWIDSQKKPLDAQYWLQKFSPRGKKSIWSKINRTKAEELIASGKMKSAGLKAIENARQNGSWEKAYESQGRITVPEDLKQALEKNKKAKAFFETLDSANRYAILFRIHNAKKEETRIKRLTQFVEMLERNEKIHNKKS; encoded by the coding sequence ATGAAAGAGGAATCCAAAGAAATTCCCACGACCGAGTTTCGTTCCCGAAAAGAATGGGAAAAATGGCTGAAAGGAAATCATTCCGCCGTTCTCGGAATCTGGCTTAAATTCGCTAAAAAAGATTCCGGAATAAAAACGATAACGTATGAAGAGGCGATTGAAATCGCTCTTTGTTACGGTTGGATCGATAGTCAAAAAAAACCGCTGGATGCACAATATTGGCTGCAGAAGTTTTCTCCCCGAGGTAAGAAAAGCATTTGGTCCAAGATCAATCGTACTAAGGCGGAAGAATTAATTGCCTCGGGCAAAATGAAATCCGCCGGGCTGAAAGCGATAGAAAATGCGAGGCAAAACGGATCTTGGGAAAAAGCGTACGAATCCCAAGGACGAATCACCGTACCGGAAGATCTAAAGCAGGCTTTGGAAAAAAACAAAAAAGCGAAAGCATTCTTCGAAACTTTGGACAGCGCGAATCGATACGCGATATTATTTCGAATTCATAATGCTAAAAAAGAAGAAACAAGAATCAAGCGACTTACACAATTCGTGGAGATGCTGGAACGCAACGAGAAGATTCATAATAAGAAGTCGTAA
- the purD gene encoding phosphoribosylamine--glycine ligase codes for MSSVLLIGSGGRESAIAYKLRQSSKLTSLHVFPGNGGFPEEELLPIDSLDLKQKTSVQEFVRKGGYDLVVVGPEDPLVDGICDWLQEINVPTFGPSAYCAQVEGSKEFAKSLMNEAGVPTAKYESFSDFESALAYTRKEGVPIVIKADGLAAGKGVTVCFRIEEAVIALKEIFLDKKFGVSGNKVVIEEFMEGQEASIFAISDGIRYFTLPAAQDHKRAYDGDKGPNTGGMGAYCPTPIITSETLENINRTVFDPMFEVFRKKGHPYKGLLYAGLMITPKGEPKIVEFNCRFGDPETQCVLPMLDGDLLEIFMASAKGNLSGVKTSILPGASTVVVLAADGYPESYAKNIPLNIPETGSKDIVVFHAGTSKKDGNIISTGGRILGVSARGKNLKDSVEKAYSYLSKLDAPKTFYRKDIAHKAL; via the coding sequence ATGTCTAGTGTTCTTTTAATCGGCTCTGGCGGTAGGGAAAGTGCAATCGCTTACAAACTAAGGCAATCTTCAAAATTGACCTCCCTCCATGTTTTTCCGGGAAACGGCGGCTTTCCCGAAGAGGAACTCCTCCCCATCGATTCCTTAGACTTAAAACAAAAAACGTCCGTGCAAGAGTTCGTTAGAAAAGGGGGATATGACCTAGTCGTAGTCGGACCCGAGGATCCCTTAGTGGACGGTATCTGCGATTGGCTTCAGGAAATAAACGTACCGACTTTCGGGCCGTCCGCTTACTGTGCGCAGGTGGAGGGATCCAAAGAATTTGCAAAATCTTTAATGAACGAGGCGGGAGTTCCTACCGCAAAATACGAGTCTTTTTCCGATTTCGAGTCCGCCTTGGCCTATACCCGAAAAGAGGGAGTTCCGATCGTAATTAAGGCGGACGGGCTCGCAGCAGGAAAAGGGGTCACGGTTTGTTTTCGGATCGAAGAGGCCGTGATCGCGCTCAAAGAAATCTTTTTAGATAAGAAATTCGGAGTTAGCGGAAATAAAGTCGTTATCGAAGAATTTATGGAAGGTCAAGAAGCTTCCATCTTTGCGATAAGCGACGGCATCAGATATTTTACTCTTCCCGCCGCACAGGATCATAAGCGGGCCTATGACGGAGACAAGGGTCCGAACACCGGAGGCATGGGCGCATACTGTCCGACGCCTATCATCACGTCTGAAACATTAGAAAATATTAATCGAACCGTTTTCGATCCGATGTTCGAAGTATTCCGAAAAAAAGGTCATCCTTATAAAGGACTATTGTACGCCGGATTAATGATCACTCCTAAGGGAGAACCGAAGATAGTGGAATTTAATTGCCGCTTCGGTGATCCGGAAACGCAGTGTGTGCTTCCGATGCTGGACGGCGACTTATTGGAGATTTTCATGGCAAGCGCCAAAGGAAACCTCTCCGGCGTAAAAACGAGCATTCTACCGGGTGCATCTACCGTGGTCGTTTTGGCCGCAGATGGTTATCCCGAATCTTATGCAAAGAATATTCCTTTAAATATCCCCGAAACGGGTAGTAAAGATATCGTAGTTTTTCATGCAGGAACTTCAAAAAAGGATGGAAACATAATCTCCACGGGTGGAAGAATTTTAGGAGTTTCGGCCCGAGGAAAGAATCTGAAGGATTCTGTAGAAAAAGCTTATTCTTATTTAAGCAAACTCGACGCGCCCAAAACCTTCTACCGAAAGGATATTGCTCACAAAGCATTGTAG
- a CDS encoding alpha/beta fold hydrolase has product MMMIACSVLGIVFCRGTSRIIEGPKSKIAFEDEGEGGIPVILLHSLGGEVSHWEDVRQRLSESRRVISIELRGHGRSGPPEDGDFSISSMTKDVAAVAKFLHLNRFVLVGHSMGGSVALEFAAKHPEQVLGLFLVDSGGDPKGIPDGIRDGVKSALHSDAYEQTTQGYWEQLLVKSNPTVKTKIWNQFMSMPKKTVIGVTETLLDYDPSPALKNFSGLLYAVVTTENNGPLSLHKLGSGFPYAVVEGAGHWLHLDKPNEFFTLLKGFLDDIHGS; this is encoded by the coding sequence ATGATGATGATAGCGTGTTCGGTGTTAGGAATCGTATTTTGTAGGGGAACTTCTCGGATTATCGAAGGACCGAAAAGTAAAATCGCGTTCGAAGACGAAGGAGAGGGTGGAATACCCGTCATTCTTTTGCACTCGTTGGGAGGAGAAGTTTCTCATTGGGAAGACGTGAGGCAAAGATTGTCGGAGAGTCGACGAGTGATCTCGATCGAACTCCGAGGGCATGGTCGTTCCGGTCCGCCTGAAGATGGAGATTTTTCGATCTCCTCAATGACAAAGGACGTCGCGGCGGTCGCTAAATTCCTGCACTTGAATCGATTCGTCTTGGTCGGTCATAGCATGGGAGGCTCCGTCGCTCTCGAGTTCGCGGCCAAACATCCGGAGCAGGTGCTCGGTCTTTTTCTCGTAGATTCCGGCGGCGACCCTAAGGGAATTCCGGACGGCATTCGCGACGGTGTAAAGTCGGCTTTACATTCCGATGCGTACGAACAAACGACTCAAGGATATTGGGAACAACTTCTTGTTAAATCGAATCCGACGGTAAAGACAAAGATTTGGAATCAGTTTATGAGCATGCCGAAGAAAACCGTAATCGGAGTGACCGAGACTCTGTTGGATTACGATCCGAGCCCTGCTTTGAAAAATTTTTCCGGACTTTTATATGCTGTCGTTACGACCGAAAATAACGGTCCATTATCATTGCATAAATTAGGTTCCGGATTTCCGTATGCCGTCGTGGAAGGAGCCGGTCATTGGTTGCATTTGGATAAGCCGAATGAATTCTTCACGCTCCTAAAAGGATTTCTGGACGATATTCATGGGAGCTGA
- the prfB gene encoding peptide chain release factor 2, whose amino-acid sequence MEVKNAKELKRLSKELQENFLNRWKLLNLDKDQDQLKSFNDRISDPSFWDNPDQAKSISQRKTELERKLAPWIAIRQDINDFPDLVELTFEEKGEDGVEELSTEYSRLKDEFERLELLGALNEPEDMKPAFLNIHPGAGGTESQDWAEMLFRMYLKYFDKKGYQYSVVDFQEGEGAGIKNATIHVIGDFAYGFLKCENGVHRLVRISPFDANKRRHTSFVSVHVSPELDDDIDIKIEDKDLRIDVYRSSGAGGQHVNTTDSAVRMTHIPTGIVVACQNERSQIKNRDTAMKMLKARLYEMEQERLKEDLQKKSGEKKDIAWGNQIRSYVFHPYNMVKDHRTDYETGNVQAVMDGDIEPFIMAYLKTL is encoded by the coding sequence ATGGAAGTTAAAAACGCCAAGGAACTCAAACGTCTCTCTAAAGAATTACAGGAGAATTTCCTGAATCGATGGAAACTCTTGAATCTGGATAAGGATCAAGATCAATTAAAGTCCTTTAACGATAGAATATCCGATCCCTCGTTTTGGGATAACCCGGATCAGGCAAAATCAATCAGCCAACGAAAAACCGAATTAGAACGAAAACTTGCGCCCTGGATCGCAATCCGACAGGACATCAACGACTTTCCGGATTTGGTGGAATTAACTTTCGAAGAGAAAGGGGAAGACGGGGTAGAAGAGCTTAGTACGGAATATTCCCGTCTAAAAGACGAATTTGAAAGATTAGAACTCCTCGGCGCACTGAACGAACCGGAGGATATGAAGCCCGCCTTCTTGAATATTCATCCCGGCGCAGGCGGCACCGAAAGTCAAGATTGGGCAGAAATGCTTTTTCGAATGTATTTAAAATACTTCGATAAGAAAGGATATCAGTACAGCGTCGTCGATTTTCAAGAAGGTGAAGGCGCCGGGATCAAGAATGCGACGATCCATGTAATCGGGGATTTCGCTTACGGTTTTTTGAAATGCGAAAACGGAGTTCATAGACTAGTCCGAATCTCCCCTTTCGACGCAAATAAAAGACGACATACGTCTTTCGTTTCGGTTCACGTCAGTCCTGAGCTGGACGACGATATCGATATAAAAATCGAAGATAAGGATTTGAGAATCGACGTGTATCGTTCGTCCGGTGCCGGCGGACAACACGTCAACACTACCGACTCGGCAGTCCGAATGACGCATATTCCGACAGGGATCGTCGTCGCCTGCCAAAATGAACGTTCGCAAATTAAAAACCGCGATACTGCGATGAAGATGCTCAAGGCGCGTTTATATGAAATGGAACAGGAGCGATTAAAAGAGGATCTGCAAAAAAAATCCGGCGAAAAGAAAGACATCGCCTGGGGAAATCAAATCCGCTCATACGTATTCCATCCTTATAATATGGTTAAAGACCATCGAACGGATTATGAAACCGGAAATGTTCAGGCGGTTATGGACGGGGACATAGAACCGTTTATTATGGCTTACTTAAAAACCCTCTAA
- a CDS encoding carbon-nitrogen hydrolase family protein yields MAKYKAAVIQLNSNADPSANLGKAGESIRNAAEKGAKLIGLPENFPFLGSEKEKLERGEEIQRLSESFLGQTSREHRIYLLGGGYPVRTASGKVLNTAALYGPDGKEIFRYYKIHLFDTDPGDGVEYRESRSVDSGKEPSPIFFSSDLGNISTVICYDLRFPELFRALVSKGAEIIFVPSAFTKLTGIAHWEPLLRARAIENFCYILAPAQTGLHGTGRETYGHSMIVSPWGEILSESGIEEGIIYADIDTDEIRTARKKIPSLKHRKFVADWEK; encoded by the coding sequence ATGGCTAAATACAAGGCTGCGGTAATACAACTAAATAGTAATGCAGATCCTTCCGCCAATTTAGGAAAGGCAGGAGAGTCTATTCGAAACGCGGCGGAAAAAGGAGCAAAACTGATCGGCCTTCCCGAAAATTTTCCTTTCCTCGGATCGGAAAAGGAAAAATTGGAACGTGGGGAGGAGATCCAAAGATTGTCCGAGAGTTTTCTCGGTCAAACTTCCCGCGAACATCGCATCTATCTCTTAGGCGGCGGATATCCTGTCCGGACGGCGAGCGGAAAAGTGCTGAACACCGCCGCCCTTTACGGACCGGACGGAAAAGAAATATTCAGATATTATAAAATTCATTTATTCGATACGGATCCGGGAGACGGAGTCGAATACAGGGAATCTAGAAGCGTCGATTCGGGAAAGGAGCCCTCACCGATATTCTTTTCCTCCGATTTAGGTAATATTTCCACCGTAATATGCTATGACCTTCGTTTCCCCGAGCTATTCCGTGCCTTGGTTTCTAAAGGAGCGGAGATCATATTCGTTCCGTCCGCATTCACGAAACTGACAGGCATCGCTCACTGGGAGCCGCTTTTAAGAGCTAGGGCAATAGAAAATTTTTGCTATATTCTCGCACCGGCGCAGACGGGTTTGCATGGAACGGGAAGAGAAACATACGGGCATTCCATGATCGTTTCTCCCTGGGGAGAAATTTTATCCGAATCGGGAATCGAGGAAGGAATTATTTATGCTGATATCGATACGGATGAAATTAGGACGGCTAGAAAGAAAATCCCTTCTTTAAAACATCGTAAGTTCGTTGCCGATTGGGAAAAGTAG
- a CDS encoding class I SAM-dependent methyltransferase, translating to MEYVESFEGDRAKAYDERIVRMIPFYDGVQELVATLLLEFVKENSGILCAGCGTGADFQKLLEVAPDRYSITGVDPSPEMISQAKIKYPSLRFECCTVQNLPVDIAYAGATLLFVLHFLPDDGAKLSLLQEIAKRLEPGSTFILFDLCDPSPHNRDFIFRSAESYLKNFKEWKSSELKLYIKRVKRLHRISEFRYQELFHAAGFSNAQQVFQAMHVCGWVVFKN from the coding sequence ATGGAATACGTGGAATCTTTCGAGGGCGATCGAGCCAAGGCCTACGACGAGCGAATCGTAAGAATGATCCCGTTTTACGACGGGGTTCAGGAATTAGTGGCGACGCTACTTTTAGAATTCGTAAAGGAAAATTCCGGGATACTTTGTGCGGGATGCGGAACCGGTGCGGACTTTCAAAAATTATTAGAAGTCGCACCGGATCGATACTCCATCACCGGAGTTGATCCTTCTCCGGAAATGATTTCCCAGGCTAAAATAAAGTACCCTTCATTGAGATTCGAATGTTGCACCGTTCAGAATCTGCCGGTCGATATCGCTTATGCGGGAGCGACATTATTGTTCGTCCTCCATTTTCTCCCCGACGACGGCGCCAAACTTTCCCTATTACAAGAAATTGCAAAAAGACTCGAGCCCGGAAGTACATTCATATTATTCGACCTCTGCGACCCCTCACCACATAACCGGGATTTTATTTTCCGTTCCGCAGAATCTTATTTAAAAAATTTTAAAGAATGGAAATCAAGCGAATTAAAATTGTATATCAAACGAGTAAAACGACTGCATCGGATTTCCGAATTTCGTTATCAGGAATTATTTCATGCGGCCGGATTCTCAAATGCACAACAAGTCTTTCAAGCAATGCACGTCTGCGGCTGGGTCGTTTTCAAGAACTAG
- a CDS encoding GGDEF domain-containing protein, whose product MLLNPESEHTQVRNFLELTTDAVILADSHGRLIEFNSNARKLELISENDSLLEKDWYPVLRLLAPGDAVHIFLRTSTSKRRFEVKVAAIRLTDFPEKTLTAYIFQDKTDFRKLEVTLSRLKSLNRRDRNKIRELEIRDPLTGLFNRNYMVETFNAELSKATRNGHSIGIILMDIDRLKGINDAFGNSKGDMFIAEIGKILLENSRKSDIACRLGGEEFLLLLPGAERKIVLERAERIRELFSKFFVENFADPITGTLSAGVAMFPADGSSEDELIYAANSALYIAKRSGRNRVVSTGTKD is encoded by the coding sequence ATGCTGCTGAATCCAGAGAGCGAACATACTCAAGTTAGAAATTTCTTAGAGCTTACTACGGACGCGGTTATTCTAGCGGATTCCCACGGGAGGCTTATCGAATTTAATTCCAATGCAAGGAAATTGGAGTTAATTTCCGAAAACGATTCCCTGCTGGAAAAAGATTGGTATCCGGTTCTCCGACTCCTTGCACCGGGCGACGCCGTCCATATCTTTTTAAGAACCTCCACAAGTAAGCGACGATTCGAAGTTAAAGTTGCCGCGATCCGTTTAACGGATTTTCCGGAAAAAACTTTAACCGCCTATATATTCCAAGACAAAACGGATTTTCGGAAACTTGAAGTTACGTTAAGTAGATTAAAGTCCTTGAATCGTCGGGATAGAAATAAGATCCGAGAACTCGAAATTAGAGATCCATTAACCGGATTGTTTAATAGAAATTACATGGTGGAAACATTCAATGCGGAGCTTTCCAAGGCTACTAGAAACGGCCATTCGATAGGTATCATACTCATGGATATCGATCGATTGAAAGGAATCAACGACGCTTTCGGAAATAGCAAAGGAGATATGTTTATCGCCGAAATCGGGAAAATCCTTTTGGAGAATTCGAGAAAGAGCGATATCGCCTGCCGGTTGGGCGGAGAAGAATTCTTGCTTTTATTACCGGGAGCGGAAAGAAAAATCGTTTTGGAACGGGCCGAGAGGATTCGAGAGTTATTCTCTAAGTTTTTTGTGGAGAATTTCGCCGATCCGATTACCGGAACTCTTTCTGCCGGAGTCGCAATGTTTCCTGCCGACGGATCTTCCGAAGATGAGCTCATCTACGCGGCAAATTCCGCATTGTACATCGCAAAGCGATCCGGTAGAAACAGAGTCGTTTCCACCGGAACTAAAGATTAA
- a CDS encoding helix-turn-helix transcriptional regulator, translating to MRADRLLNILLHLQAKGKTTAKELSSKLEVSERTVHRDMEALSAAGIPIYAERGVGGGWVLSDGYRTNLTGMKREEVLSLFLLQSSRILEDLGRKKDFDSAFLKLLAALPPAYKKDAETVRQRIHIDGAGWNQAIRDLPQLPILQDAIWEDRKIEILYEKEGQTSPRLLEPLGLVAKDTVWYLVARRSREIRIYRISRIRNTRLTEERFDRPKKFDLAKYWEVWLQDFQSRLPRYLVRIKITTALEPRIRNIPYAKITKTFPPKKGWSELELDLETQDWATGILMRFGSEIEVLHPPELKESILKKAKELLSLYEPSDS from the coding sequence ATGCGGGCAGATCGTCTTTTAAATATTCTTTTGCATCTCCAAGCCAAGGGGAAAACCACTGCAAAGGAACTATCCTCCAAATTAGAAGTTTCGGAACGAACCGTCCACCGGGATATGGAAGCGCTTTCCGCCGCAGGAATTCCTATCTACGCCGAACGAGGTGTTGGAGGCGGTTGGGTTCTGAGCGACGGGTACAGAACGAATTTAACCGGGATGAAACGGGAAGAGGTACTCTCTTTGTTTCTTCTTCAATCGTCTCGAATCTTAGAAGATCTAGGAAGAAAAAAGGATTTCGACTCCGCATTCTTAAAACTCTTGGCAGCATTACCGCCGGCCTATAAAAAAGATGCCGAGACGGTTCGTCAAAGAATCCATATCGACGGAGCCGGTTGGAACCAAGCGATACGGGATCTTCCTCAGCTTCCGATTTTACAGGATGCGATTTGGGAAGATCGAAAAATAGAAATATTGTACGAAAAAGAAGGCCAGACTTCGCCCAGACTTTTGGAACCGTTAGGACTCGTTGCAAAGGACACGGTCTGGTATTTAGTCGCTCGAAGAAGCAGGGAGATCCGGATCTACAGAATATCACGAATTAGAAATACTCGCCTAACGGAAGAAAGGTTCGATCGTCCCAAAAAATTCGATCTTGCGAAATATTGGGAAGTGTGGTTGCAGGATTTTCAATCCAGACTGCCGCGATATCTGGTTCGAATTAAGATCACAACCGCCTTGGAACCGCGGATACGGAATATTCCGTACGCCAAAATCACTAAGACGTTTCCTCCCAAAAAAGGTTGGAGCGAATTGGAGCTGGATCTAGAAACCCAGGATTGGGCAACAGGAATATTGATGCGCTTCGGATCCGAAATCGAAGTACTGCATCCGCCGGAATTGAAAGAATCGATCCTTAAGAAAGCGAAGGAACTCTTGAGTCTATACGAACCTTCCGATTCCTGA
- a CDS encoding DegT/DnrJ/EryC1/StrS family aminotransferase codes for MITARKTFLPFALPLISERAVEEVAAVLRSGWITSGPKVKEFEEEFARYTGSAYALALNSATAGLHLALEAIGLCSEDAVFVPAVTFTATAETICYFGAEPILTDVDPIFNLMTESTLREAIDRECVSTKGNLVHKKTGKTVRALMPVHLAGAVCDMDALNAIAREYHLYVIEDSAHAFPATHKGEKVGTHGDFTVFSFYATKGITTGEGGMVTTRHAHFAERIKLMRLHGINRETFDRPGWYYEVVSPGFKYNMSDIAAAIGVVQLSEADELWKRRILISDIYRSEFSELPFLHLPLPAKSGEHSWHLFRVEVDRVNGKIDRDILCSELKKRNIGSSLHFIPLYEHSFYQRFGFEKKYYPNADSMYQRTLSLPLFPGMSDGDIEDVVSAIREIFSKF; via the coding sequence ATGATAACAGCGAGAAAGACTTTCTTGCCTTTTGCACTACCGTTGATCTCGGAAAGAGCCGTCGAAGAAGTTGCCGCCGTACTCCGCTCCGGCTGGATCACCTCGGGGCCGAAAGTGAAGGAATTCGAAGAAGAATTCGCCCGATACACCGGCTCGGCATACGCACTCGCATTAAATTCCGCCACCGCAGGTCTTCATTTAGCGTTAGAGGCTATCGGACTTTGCTCCGAAGACGCGGTCTTCGTTCCGGCGGTCACGTTTACCGCAACGGCGGAGACGATCTGTTACTTTGGGGCCGAACCGATCCTGACCGACGTGGATCCTATTTTCAACCTGATGACCGAAAGCACATTGAGAGAAGCGATAGACCGGGAATGCGTTTCCACTAAGGGAAATTTGGTTCATAAAAAAACCGGGAAAACCGTTCGAGCTCTAATGCCCGTCCATTTAGCCGGAGCCGTCTGCGACATGGATGCCTTGAATGCGATCGCCCGCGAGTATCATCTATACGTAATCGAAGACTCCGCTCACGCATTCCCCGCAACTCATAAAGGAGAAAAGGTAGGAACTCACGGGGATTTTACCGTCTTCAGTTTTTACGCCACCAAAGGAATTACTACCGGTGAGGGCGGCATGGTGACGACTCGACATGCTCATTTTGCGGAGCGGATCAAGCTGATGCGATTGCACGGGATCAATCGGGAAACCTTCGATCGTCCGGGCTGGTACTACGAAGTGGTTTCCCCGGGCTTCAAATATAATATGAGCGATATCGCGGCCGCAATCGGCGTCGTTCAATTATCCGAAGCGGACGAACTTTGGAAACGAAGAATTCTGATCTCGGATATTTATCGTTCCGAGTTTTCCGAATTACCTTTTCTTCATTTGCCTTTACCGGCAAAATCGGGAGAGCATTCCTGGCATTTATTTAGAGTAGAAGTCGATCGCGTAAACGGAAAGATCGATCGGGACATCTTATGTTCCGAATTAAAGAAACGAAATATAGGTTCTAGCCTGCATTTTATTCCTCTATACGAACATTCTTTTTATCAAAGGTTCGGTTTTGAAAAGAAATACTATCCGAATGCCGACTCGATGTATCAGAGAACATTGTCCCTTCCTCTGTTTCCGGGAATGAGCGACGGAGACATAGAGGATGTGGTCTCCGCAATTCGGGAAATCTTTTCGAAGTTCTGA
- a CDS encoding SDR family NAD(P)-dependent oxidoreductase encodes MTTRLSYTFVMITKPLGGKIAVVAGGTRGAGRGISIALGELGCTVYVTGRTSRKLKSELGRTETIEETAEKVSQAGGVGIPVRVDHTDPEQVKSLFEKVKNESKAGLDIPVNDVWGGDHLATALSIRTVRVCIGETII; translated from the coding sequence ATGACAACTAGGCTGTCGTATACTTTTGTCATGATTACAAAACCGTTAGGCGGTAAGATCGCTGTCGTTGCGGGAGGAACTCGGGGAGCTGGTCGAGGCATCTCGATCGCGTTAGGCGAATTAGGTTGCACGGTGTATGTTACGGGTCGCACTAGTCGGAAGTTGAAGTCCGAGCTAGGGCGAACGGAAACGATCGAAGAGACCGCCGAGAAAGTTTCTCAAGCCGGTGGGGTAGGAATTCCTGTCCGAGTGGATCATACGGATCCTGAGCAGGTAAAATCCCTCTTTGAAAAAGTTAAGAACGAATCCAAGGCCGGCTTAGATATTCCGGTCAATGACGTTTGGGGAGGAGATCACTTAGCTACGGCTTTGTCGATTCGGACGGTTCGCGTCTGCATTGGGGAAACTATTATCTAA
- the add gene encoding adenosine deaminase: MGLTFADILDRIRILDRDVTELNRLKSRLPADRPYSSSLQISFDKQINNLLNERIRLLELEVDRPPSWLLGDSEAHESGRSTASALLEPADLSGQKLQDQDVINFIRELPKTEIHLHLEACVNKETMRKLMVKNGISLSDEEFEAKFNFKDLNGFIQVFFFIQSLVKEPADLYYFVGSLAEYMRTNNILYTEVFFAPSKFIQNGLDFDEMVGQLVEGIREEKAKDGIEIRILVDVSRSFGPENAMNNLNRVLKLKQKEIIGIGLGGAELMGPARDYAEVFKKAREAGLRVVAHSGEDDGPWAIWEAVEQCKAERIGHGTSAIQDPELVNYLRENRIPIEICVTSNVFTGKYVRKEQNHPVRYYYDQGLPLCINTDDPEIFNVNLTYEYFKLWRFLDFSLEEIIDLVRQGVYATFHPQKETLWKGMEVKIKRAKEKYGIR, translated from the coding sequence GTGGGTTTAACCTTCGCCGACATCCTGGATAGAATCCGGATCCTCGACCGTGACGTAACGGAACTGAATCGATTAAAAAGTCGGCTTCCCGCCGACAGGCCGTATTCGTCGTCCCTGCAAATTTCCTTCGATAAACAGATCAATAACCTACTCAACGAACGGATTCGACTTCTGGAATTAGAAGTCGATCGGCCTCCTTCTTGGCTCCTCGGTGATTCGGAAGCGCATGAATCCGGTAGGTCTACGGCGTCGGCGCTATTGGAACCGGCGGATCTTTCGGGCCAAAAGCTTCAGGACCAAGACGTCATCAATTTTATTCGGGAACTCCCTAAGACCGAAATCCATTTGCATCTGGAAGCCTGCGTAAATAAGGAAACCATGAGGAAGCTGATGGTGAAGAACGGCATTTCGTTAAGCGACGAAGAGTTCGAGGCCAAGTTCAATTTCAAGGATCTGAACGGATTCATTCAAGTATTCTTCTTTATCCAAAGCTTAGTTAAAGAGCCCGCGGATTTGTATTATTTTGTTGGCAGTCTTGCGGAATACATGAGGACCAATAATATCCTCTATACCGAGGTTTTCTTTGCACCTTCCAAATTTATCCAGAACGGCTTGGATTTCGACGAAATGGTCGGGCAACTCGTGGAAGGAATCCGTGAGGAAAAAGCGAAGGATGGGATAGAAATTCGAATTCTGGTCGATGTTTCCCGTTCTTTCGGTCCCGAGAATGCGATGAATAATCTCAATCGGGTTCTCAAGCTCAAGCAAAAGGAAATTATAGGAATCGGATTAGGCGGTGCCGAATTAATGGGCCCTGCGCGGGATTATGCCGAAGTCTTTAAAAAAGCGAGGGAAGCGGGGCTTCGAGTCGTCGCACATTCGGGAGAAGACGACGGTCCATGGGCGATTTGGGAAGCGGTGGAACAATGTAAGGCCGAACGTATCGGCCATGGTACTTCCGCGATTCAGGACCCGGAATTGGTCAACTATCTCCGCGAAAACAGGATCCCGATCGAAATCTGTGTGACGTCTAACGTGTTTACCGGAAAATACGTTAGAAAGGAGCAGAACCATCCGGTACGATATTATTACGATCAAGGGTTGCCTCTTTGCATCAATACGGACGATCCCGAAATCTTTAACGTCAATCTTACTTACGAATATTTTAAACTTTGGCGCTTTCTAGACTTTTCATTGGAAGAAATCATAGATCTTGTTCGACAAGGCGTCTATGCGACCTTCCATCCGCAAAAAGAGACTTTGTGGAAGGGAATGGAAGTTAAAATCAAACGGGCCAAGGAAAAATACGGAATTCGCTAG